The DNA sequence TCCACCCCGGGGTGTACCTCGTCCACACCGGCGCCGCGCCCTGGCGGTCGCGCGCCCGTGCCGCGCTGCTCTACGCCGGTAACGGGGCAGCGCTGAGCCACACCTCGGCGGCGTTCCACCACCAGCTGCTCCCGGAACCCGGCAGGACGGTCCACGTCAGCGTTCCCTCGACGCGCCGCGTCCGCCACCAGCCCGGCCTGCGCATCCACCACCGGGACGACCCGCCCCCGTCGTGGGGTCGCCTGCGGGCGACCTCGCCGATCTCCACCGTCCTGGACCTCGTCGCGGAGACCACGAGCCGGCCCGACGACGTCGTCGCCCTCGTCTGTGCGGCCGCCCAGCGCAACGTCGACCTCGCTGCACTACGCCGGGCGGCGCGCGCCCGCGGACGACTTCGGCACCGAGCGCTCATCGAGGAGCTCGTCCCGCTGGTGGACACCGGGATCGAGTCCCCGCTCGAGTTCCGCTACCACGCTCTCGCCGGGCGCCACGGGTTGCCGCAGGCGGTCCTGCAGGTCCGGGAGATCCTCGACGGGCTCTGGCTCCGGGCGGACTGCCGCTACGTGGGTCTGGGTCTACGGGTCGAGCTGGACGGGCGCCTGGCTCATCCGCACGGACGGACCGACACAGACGTCTGGCGGGACAACGCCGTCGTCGTCGCCACCCGTGAGATCACGCTGCGGTACCGGTGGCGGCACGTCGCGCTGGCACCGTGCGCTGTGGCGCGCCAGGTTGCTCTCGCACTGGTCTCGCTGGGCTGGGCCGGTCGACCACGGCCGTGCTCCCCCACCTGTGCCATCGACGGTCAGCAGAGCCTCGTACCGAAGAGTCCGTCAGGCAGGGCCTGACGGACTCTTCTGCTTCTCACATCGGGCGGCCGGTCGCGTGCATGCCCGCCGGACCACCTGGTCGCCGTCGACGTGGTCAGTCGGCCTGGTCCGTGAGAGGACTGACCGCCCTGGCCTCCGCCTCGAGCAGGATCGGGACGCCGTCGCGGACCGGGTACGCGAGCGTGTGGATCTCCGAGGTCGAGACGAGCTCGGGCTCGCCGTCGGGGCCGACCGCGTCGACCAGCTCGGCTCCGGTGACGGGGCAGCGCAGGAGCTGACGCACCCAGGGGTCGATCGTCGCGTGGGTCATGCCGGGGGCTCCTTCGTCGGGCGGTCGGGTCCAGGATAGGGCCGCCACGGGCGGCAAGCCGGCACGGCGCGGGGGACCCGCGGCACGGCGGCACCGTCGGCACGGTCGGCGCGGCGGCACGGCGGCACGGTCGGCACGGTCGGCACGGCGGCACGGTCGGCATCGTCGGCACGATCGGCACCGTCGGCACGGTCGGCATCGTCGGCACGATCGGCACCGTCGGCACGGCGGCACGGTCGGCGCGGGGACGGCGTCGGCACGGCGCAGGACGGAGCCGTTCCGGGGCTGCCGGTGGTCGGACGCCTACTCGCCGTCGCCCTGCAGGACGCGCAGGTGGCCGCGGCGGCCGATCTCGTGGTCGGCGGGCTGGGGCAGGTGGTGCGTCACGGGTGCGGGGACCGCCGACCCGGGACGCTGCGCCGGCCTGGTGTGGTGCGGGCCCGACCTGGACGCCTCGCGGACGGCGTCCGCGAGCGCCACGAGGTCGTCCTCGGAGGGGGCGGCGGGCACGAAGTCGCTCGCGAGCCGGACCACCTGCCACCCGCGCGGGACGGTGAGGCGCCCGGCGTGCGCATCGCACAGGTCGTAGGCGTGCGGCTCCGCGCTCGTGGACAGCGGCCCGAGGACGGCGGTGGAGTCCGCGTAGACGTACGTGAGGGTGGCGACCGCCGAACGGTCGCACGCGGACCTGGTGCACTGGCGGACGGCTCTCACAGCAGGCGACGTTACCGCCTCACGACGGCGGGCCGAACCGTCCACGCCGTTACGCTCGTGCGCGTGAGCTCACTGGTCCCCGTGCCCGGCATCCCCCCGCGCCGCGGCGCCCACCGGCGCGACCGGCACGGGCGCGGCCTGCGGGGGCCGCTCATGCCCCCCACGCTGCCCGCCTGGCGGACCCGGGCGGACCGCTTCGACGACGTCGTCATCCGCAACGTGGAGCGGCTCGAGCGCCGCTGGGCGAAGCAGCTCAAGGGCGTGGAGTTCGCGGTCGAGGAGGTCCCGCCGTCCGACCCGGCGCCGTGGGAGCACCGCACCGTGGCGTTGGGGCGGTACTTCCCCGCGGACCCCGCGGCCGGGCTGAGCCACCGTGTGGTGGTCTACCGGCGCCCCGTCCTCGGCCGCTGCGAGGACACCGAGGAGCTCGACCAGCTCGTCCGGGTGGTCCTCGTCGAGCAGGTGGCCGGGATGCTGGGCCGGGGACCGGAGGAGATCGACCCGGAGTACCCGCGAGAGGACTGAGCCGCCGCCGTACGATCCCCCTGTGGGGGCCACGTTCAGCATCGACCCGGTCACGCTCCGCGAGGTGCCGGACGACCCGCGCGCCGCCTGGCGGCACGTCCGCGAGCTCGAGGCCGGCGGCGAGGCGGGTGACGGCGACCGGGTCGCCTGGCTGCGGATCCTCGGCGACCTCGACGCCGCCGAGGAGCTCGGCAGACGGGTCCTGGTGCGGGCGGGCGGCCCTGGTGCCGGGGACCCGGACCCCACCCTGCCCTGGCGCGCGGTCGCGCCGGCCCTGCGGCTGGGCCAGGTGCTGCAGTGGCAGGGGCGCCACGTCCCCGCCGAGCAGCTCATGCGAGCGGCGGTGGGGGCGGCCGGCGCCGCGGCGCGCGCCCACCCCGACGACCGCCGGGCGCTCGCTCTCCTCGCCTACGCGGAGCAGCACCTGGGCAAGGTCCTGCTCGACCAGGGCCGCGACCGCCACGCGTGGTCCTGCCTCCGTCGCGCGCTTCTCATCCGGACCGGGACCGGCGCACCGGCGGAGGAGGTGCTCTCGAGCCGGCTCGCGGTCGCCGTCGCGGCGGAGCACGTCGAGCGGGCGGAGCACACACACCGGTCCCACCGCTCCCCCGTCGACTAACCGCGGTAGGCCGCCGTGAGGAGCTCGCGCACGTCCGCGGTGCCCACCGGCCGAGGGTTGGCGAGCGGGAGGGCGGCGCAGAGTCGGACGACCGCCTCCTCGAGCTGGTCCCGGCGCATGCCGAGCTCCACGAGCCCGCGCGGCGCGCCGACCTCGGCGCACAGGCCGCGCAGGCCCAGCACCGGGTGGTCCGCACCGAGCGCCCGCGCCACCCGGGCGGCCGCCGCGGGGACCGCCGGGGCGTTGAACGCCAGGACGTGCGGCAGGACGACGGCGTGGAGCTGGGCCAGCGGGAGGTCGAAGGTGCTCGTCAGCAGGTGGCAGACCCGGTGGTGCAGGCCCGTGCCGGTCACCGACCTCGCCGTGGCGGCGACGAAGACGCCGTAGAGGAGCTGCTCACCCGCCTCCTGGGAGGTCCCGGCCCACGTGCCGACGGGGTCGGCCACCTCGTCCTCCGGCTCCCGGCCGTGCGGGGCCGCCGCGCGTCCACGCAGGCCGGCGGCGAGGGCCGAGACCGCCTCGTCCGCCAGGACCGAGCTCACCGGGTTGGCGCCCGGCGCCCAGTGCGCCTCGACGGCCTGCGCCACGGCGGTCAACCCCGCGCCGACCGCCGCCGTCCACGGCTGGACGTCGGTGAGGTCGGGGTCGAGCACCACGGAACGGGGCAGCACGGCGGGGTCGGTGCCGGTCTCCCGGCGGCCCGCCGACATCGTCGCCCACACGGGTGTGAGCTCCGTGGCGGGATAGCCGGTGGGCACGGCGAGGATCGGCAGCCGGGTCTCCCGGGCGACGATCTTGCCCGTCCCGGTGGCGGCGCCGTCGCCGAGGGTGAGGACCCCGTCGGCGCGCAGGTCCCGGGCGAGGGCGACGGCACGCATGGCGGCGGCGAGCGGCACGTGCGGCTCCGCCCCGGCGAACCGTCCGACGACGGCGTCCGCGAAGCCGTCGGTGACCTCGTGTGCGGTCGCCTCGTGGACCCGGTCGGTGACCACGAGCACGCGCTGCATGCCCAGGTGCTCGACCTCGCCGACCAGCGCGGTGCGCGCCGTGCCCCGCCCGAACACGACCCGGGCGGGCCTGGTCTCGTACCGGAACCGCACTGCTCGCTCCCCGCCGTCCGGGCCCGCGGGCCGGGGCCCTCCTGACCGACGTTAGCGCACGTCGACGCGCACCGAGCGGGCCGTGTGCGGGTCCGGCGAGGCGGGCAGCACGGTGATGAGCTCGCCGTCGGCGGACTCCGCCGTGAGGACCACCGCGGCGGCGACGCCGGCGTCCGCCGACATGACCACCGCGACGCCCTCGGCGATGTCGGTCGCGGTCGTGGACCGGGCGGGCACGGTGACCTCGACGACGTCGCCGGCGTCACCGCCGACCGGTGTCAGCTCGACGTCGACGTCGTCCTCGCCGGGGTTGGTGAGCGTGACCGTGGCCGGTCCGGCCAGGCTGCCCAGGCCCGGCAGCGGCAGCACCGCGGAGGTGAGGAGCTCCGACGCCGCCGTCCACGCCCGGTCCACCGGTGCGGTGTCGGGGTCGAGGTCCCCGGCCGTGCCGGTCCGGGCGAGGACGACAGCCCCCGTGACGGGGACGTCGGAGTCGATCTCGACGGCGTAGACCCCGCCCTCGATGCCGTCGAGGGAGAGGTCGAGCACCGCGCCCGGGTCGAGCACCACCGCGTCGGCACCGGGCACCTGGACGGCGCCGTCCTCGCCGAGGAGCAGGACGCTCGCCGTCGCGGTCTCGTCGCCGGGGTTGACCAGACGCACGGCGGACGTCGCGACCGCCCCGGGGGCGGCACCGTCGAGGACCACGCCGGGCACGACCGTCCGCAGGGCCGGCGCCGCACCCGGGGTGACCGTGTCGATACCGGCCGCGACGAGACCGTCGAGGCGGAGGTCCTGGATGCTCGCGGTCACCTCGCCGCCGGCGGCCTCGACCCGCAGCGCCAGGGCGGGGTCGGCCGACGCGACGCCCTCGAGCAGGATCGTGGTGCGCTCCCCGGGGGCGACCGTGACGCCGCGCAGGCGCGGCGCGTCCGCCAGACCCAGGGAGGTCCAGAGCGTGGCGTCGACCGTGGCCGGCGTCTGGCCGCTGTTGGTGAGGACGAGCGCCGAGCTCTGCCCGAGCTCGGTCGCCCCGCCCACGAGCCACGAGGTCGTGGCGGGTGCGAGACACGGCGTGGCGACGAGGCCGCGCAGGTCCCCGGCGTCGGTGCGGGTGAGCGTGGCCCCGGCCACCAGGGCGCTGGTGGTGCCGGCCGGCCGGGCACGGAGCACCCCCGGCCCCGGCGGGTCGGTGACCTCCAGGCGGCGCACCGCCCCGGCGCGCTCCAGGCCCACCTCATCCCCGTCCAGGGGCGAGAAGGACGCCTCGCCGGCCGCGGAGTCGTCGCGCGGGAGCGACAGGACGTCCAGCACGGTCTCGGGCACCACGTCGGAGGGGTCGACGTCGGGGTCGACGGACATGCCCTCACCCGTGGTGAGCTCGGGCGGCCCGGCGCACACCTGGGTGATCGTGCCCGGCGGTACGGCGACGACCGGCACGTCGAGGGCGGCCGTCGGCGCCCCGTCGGCACGGTCACCCAGGACGACGATCCCGGCGGCCGCGCCCACGAGCGCGAGGGCGGAGGCCGTCAGCCCGACCACCCGCAGCGCGGAGACCTTCCGGCTCGGCGTCGCGGCCGAGGCGCCGCCCTGGGAGGAGTCGGCCTCAGCGGGCGCCGGAGCACCACCGGCAGGCTCGGCGTCGGTCTGCTGGGCGTCGACCTGCTCGGCGTCGGTGTGCGCGGCGTCGGTGTGCGCGGCGTCGGCCTGCGCGGCGACGGTCTGCTGGGCGGACTCCCCGGTGGCCGCCGACGGCTCCGGTGGCTCCGGCCCGGTCGTCACCTCGGCGTCGTCGCGCGACGTCGCGGGCTGCTCGGGCTGCTCGGGCTGCTCGGGCTGCGCGGGCTGCTCGGGCTGCTGACGCTCCTCGTCACGCTCGTCGTCGGCCATCAGTCGATCTCCCCTCGTCGCCGTCGCACGGGCAGCGCGAGCAGGGCGGTCAACCCGAGCACGATGCCCTGGGCCCAGGTCCAGAACCCGCCCAGCGGGGTGACGTACCCGACCGTGAGCGTGCCGGTGTGCGCAGGCAGCTCGAAGGCCTGGCGCCAGCCGTCCGTCGTCGCGCGCAGCGGCCGTCCGTCGTACCAGGCCTGCCAGCCGGCGTCGGCCCGCTCGGCCAGCACGAGACGGCGGCCCTCGGGACCCGACGCGAGCTCGGTACCGATCTTGACCACGCCCGCGTCGACGTCCTGGACCCACGCGCCGTCGGCGTCGACGACCCGCGCGCGGGCCACGGACTCGGCGGCGCCCGAGCGCGCCGCGTCGGTCGAGACGCGCCACACCACACCGGCGGCGTTCTCGGTCACCCGTTCCAGGCCCGCGGTGGCGTCCAGCCGCGCGACCAGCGCGGTCCGCTCCGCGCCCGTGGGCTCGGTGCCTGGAGGCACGTAGCCCGGCTCCGGCGGGACGACGACGACGCCGACGGCGTGCTCACCGAGGGCTGGACCGACGTCCTCGGTGGCCCCGGCGGCGAGCGCGGCGACGACCGCGGCGAGCGCGGCGTCCGCGGCGTCGGGGTCCGATACATCGTCGGCGGCGGACGCCGGGTCGTCGCCGGGCGCGGCGTCGGAGGCGGAGTCCTGGGACCCCGTGCGGGTCTCGACCGCGGCGAGCTCGCGCAGGTCGGCGGCGGAGGAGGTCTCAACGAGCTGGGGCCCGGGTCCGCGCCAGAGCTCCGCCCGCAGGCCGTCGGCGGTCGGGACGAGGGCGAGGACGCGTGAACGCTGCCCGGAGCGCTGCATCTCCCCGGCGACGGCGGGAACGGGGTCCGCGGTGCGGGCCGTCACCGCGAGGAGGGCGGTGGGCTCGCCGAGCCCGGCCCGGACGGCCACGAGCCAGCCGCCCACCGTGGCCAGCGGGCCGAGGACCGCCAGCACGGTCAGGGCCGCGGCGACGACCTGGCGCCAGCCGAAGCTCCGCCCGGCCAGCGTGGTGCGCAGACCGTCCCCGCCCGCCACCGCGGCGAGCAGCATCCCCAGGACCACGAGGGACAGGCCCGTGCCCGGCCAGCCCGTCACGACCTGGGACGAGCCGTCGAGGGAGGAGCCGACCGCGACGCCGGTGCGCGCCGAGAGCACCGCGACGCCGAGCCCGGCGACGACGAGGAGCCAGCCGGCCCGCACGGCGCGGGCGCGGGCCGTGCCGCGGACGAGCGCGACCAGGGCGAGGGCGGTGAGGACCGCCCCGCCGGCGAGCAGCCCCCACGTGGCGAGGAAGCCGGCGACACCGTCGCCGGCCAGCCCGGGGAACGCCGGTGGCCGCACGGGCCAGCCGAGCACCCCGAGCCAGGCCGGCGCCTGCCCGGCGGACCAGGCGCGGCCCGGGTCCGACACGAGCAGCCGCCACGAGCCACCGGCGACGTCGGACAGCGCCGCCACGACGGTGGGGGCCAGGAGCACCAGCGCGGGGAGCGGGACGGCCAGGACCAGCAGACGGCGCCGCGGGACGACCACCGCGACCACGGCGAGGACGAGGAGGGACGTGGGCAGCAGGACCGGGGCCCCGGCGGCCGCGACGGCCAGGGCGAGCGCCGCGCCGGCGGCAGCGGCGACCGACCCCGCGGCCGAGCGGCGCGCGACGACGCCGGCCTCGGGCGGTCCGGCCAGGACCCGCGGCTCGGGCTCGTCACCGGTCACCCGCGTCGTGACCGGCACCACCCGCCGGGCACCGACGAGGCCGGGCAGGACGATGTCTCGCCGGTTCACCCCCGCGGCGCGGGCGACGCCGAGCGCCACCCAGGGCAGGGCGAGGTGGGCCAGCAGGGCACCCACCCGGCCCTGACCGACAGCGAGGAGCAGCGGCGGGGCGAGCGCCCAGCCGGCGGCGGCCCACGCGCGCAGCGCGACGGCGCGGGTGGCCGCCCCGGCCGCGAACCACGCCCCCGCGCCGGCCAGTGGCAGCGCCAGGAGGACGAGGACGGAGAGGAGGACCGACGTGCTGGCACCGAACGCGGCGAAGGGGAGCTGGAGGGCGGCGAGGACCTGCCACAGCGCGTCCGGCGGCCCCGGCGTGCCGTCCCCGCCCGGGACCCAGCCGCTGCGGGCCACGCCCCACAGGTCACCGAGGCGGGTGTCGGCCGGCAGGAGTGCCCCGCCGGTGAGGGCCCCGCCCTGGACGACGGGCAGGAACGTCACGAGCGCGACCGCGGCGAGGACGACGGCGACGACGGCACCGACCACGCGGCGCCGCCGGGCCAGGGCCGCCCGCTCGGCGATCTCCAGCTCGCTCGGCGCCTGGGCGGCGCGGCGCGCGGCCGTCGCCTGCCGGCGCACGTCCCGCTTGGTCCGGCGGATGTCCGCGCCGGTGGCCTGAAGCGGCGCGAGCGCGCGGGGGGACAGGCGCCGGGTCCGGCCGGCGGTGCGGCGCGCACGCCACAGCGCGCCGGGCGCGCCCAGGACGGCGAGCGCGGCGCCGATCTCGGCGGCAGCCAGCCCGAGCTCCTTCGTCGCGATGCGCCACAGCGCGCGCAGCGGGGCGAGGATCACCAGGCCGAGGAGGAGGAACGGCACCGCCGCCGCCGGTGCGGCGACGAGGGCGTTGTGGAGCTGGGCCCGCCGGCGGGCCAGGAACGAGCGCCGCGGGTCGGGCCGGTCGGGCGACGTCGGACCGCCGTCACCGCGCAGCCCGAGGAACGACGCACGCGCATGGTGGACCACCGCCGTCGGGACCACCACGACGCGGTGGCGGGCCAGGCGCGCGCGGCGCGAGAGGTCCAGGCCGTCCCCGAAGGGACCCAGCACCGGATCGGGGCCGCCGAGCTCCTCCCACACGTCCGACCGCACCAGCGCGCCCGCGAGGCCCACCGCCAGGACGTCCTCACGGTCGTCGTGCTGGCCCTGGTCGATCTCCCCGGGCTCGATGTCCGAGACGCGCCGGGCGGAACGGGTCGCACGCACGCCCACCTCGAGGAGCCGGTCGGGCTCGGCCCAGTCGCGCTGCTTCGCGCCGGCGACGGCGACGGATCGCCCGGACTCGGCGGCGTGCAGCAGCTGGTCCAGCGCGGCCGGCTCGGGCGCGGAGTCGTCGTGGAGGAGCCAGAGCCAGTCGGCGGCCGCAGCAGGGTCGGCCCGCCCCTCCCCGACCGCCCGGATCTCACCGGTGGTGACGGGGTTGAGCTCGCCGGTCACGCCGGCCCACGGACCGCCCGGGGCGAGGGTGCCCTGCCCGCTCAGGCCGCCGTCCCAGCCGCGCCGGTGTGCCCGGCGCGCCGCGCGCTCGACGAGCTCGCGGTAGGCGACGAGCCCCAGGCGG is a window from the Georgenia muralis genome containing:
- a CDS encoding glycosyltransferase; this translates as MAVPHHQARRPATLAVVVSAGVSVYLPRTLAAVAGQTHAPDVVLVVDVGAPGRDLGTGIPVHEAVTDAGLEAVTRVRVVRAPEATTFGEAVRLGLVAYRELVERAARRAHRRGWDGGLSGQGTLAPGGPWAGVTGELNPVTTGEIRAVGEGRADPAAAADWLWLLHDDSAPEPAALDQLLHAAESGRSVAVAGAKQRDWAEPDRLLEVGVRATRSARRVSDIEPGEIDQGQHDDREDVLAVGLAGALVRSDVWEELGGPDPVLGPFGDGLDLSRRARLARHRVVVVPTAVVHHARASFLGLRGDGGPTSPDRPDPRRSFLARRRAQLHNALVAAPAAAVPFLLLGLVILAPLRALWRIATKELGLAAAEIGAALAVLGAPGALWRARRTAGRTRRLSPRALAPLQATGADIRRTKRDVRRQATAARRAAQAPSELEIAERAALARRRRVVGAVVAVVLAAVALVTFLPVVQGGALTGGALLPADTRLGDLWGVARSGWVPGGDGTPGPPDALWQVLAALQLPFAAFGASTSVLLSVLVLLALPLAGAGAWFAAGAATRAVALRAWAAAGWALAPPLLLAVGQGRVGALLAHLALPWVALGVARAAGVNRRDIVLPGLVGARRVVPVTTRVTGDEPEPRVLAGPPEAGVVARRSAAGSVAAAAGAALALAVAAAGAPVLLPTSLLVLAVVAVVVPRRRLLVLAVPLPALVLLAPTVVAALSDVAGGSWRLLVSDPGRAWSAGQAPAWLGVLGWPVRPPAFPGLAGDGVAGFLATWGLLAGGAVLTALALVALVRGTARARAVRAGWLLVVAGLGVAVLSARTGVAVGSSLDGSSQVVTGWPGTGLSLVVLGMLLAAVAGGDGLRTTLAGRSFGWRQVVAAALTVLAVLGPLATVGGWLVAVRAGLGEPTALLAVTARTADPVPAVAGEMQRSGQRSRVLALVPTADGLRAELWRGPGPQLVETSSAADLRELAAVETRTGSQDSASDAAPGDDPASAADDVSDPDAADAALAAVVAALAAGATEDVGPALGEHAVGVVVVPPEPGYVPPGTEPTGAERTALVARLDATAGLERVTENAAGVVWRVSTDAARSGAAESVARARVVDADGAWVQDVDAGVVKIGTELASGPEGRRLVLAERADAGWQAWYDGRPLRATTDGWRQAFELPAHTGTLTVGYVTPLGGFWTWAQGIVLGLTALLALPVRRRRGEID
- a CDS encoding iron-containing alcohol dehydrogenase; its protein translation is MRFRYETRPARVVFGRGTARTALVGEVEHLGMQRVLVVTDRVHEATAHEVTDGFADAVVGRFAGAEPHVPLAAAMRAVALARDLRADGVLTLGDGAATGTGKIVARETRLPILAVPTGYPATELTPVWATMSAGRRETGTDPAVLPRSVVLDPDLTDVQPWTAAVGAGLTAVAQAVEAHWAPGANPVSSVLADEAVSALAAGLRGRAAAPHGREPEDEVADPVGTWAGTSQEAGEQLLYGVFVAATARSVTGTGLHHRVCHLLTSTFDLPLAQLHAVVLPHVLAFNAPAVPAAAARVARALGADHPVLGLRGLCAEVGAPRGLVELGMRRDQLEEAVVRLCAALPLANPRPVGTADVRELLTAAYRG
- a CDS encoding metallopeptidase family protein, translated to MSSLVPVPGIPPRRGAHRRDRHGRGLRGPLMPPTLPAWRTRADRFDDVVIRNVERLERRWAKQLKGVEFAVEEVPPSDPAPWEHRTVALGRYFPADPAAGLSHRVVVYRRPVLGRCEDTEELDQLVRVVLVEQVAGMLGRGPEEIDPEYPRED
- a CDS encoding Trm112 family protein, with the protein product MTHATIDPWVRQLLRCPVTGAELVDAVGPDGEPELVSTSEIHTLAYPVRDGVPILLEAEARAVSPLTDQAD
- a CDS encoding DUF5719 family protein, encoding MADDERDEERQQPEQPAQPEQPEQPEQPATSRDDAEVTTGPEPPEPSAATGESAQQTVAAQADAAHTDAAHTDAEQVDAQQTDAEPAGGAPAPAEADSSQGGASAATPSRKVSALRVVGLTASALALVGAAAGIVVLGDRADGAPTAALDVPVVAVPPGTITQVCAGPPELTTGEGMSVDPDVDPSDVVPETVLDVLSLPRDDSAAGEASFSPLDGDEVGLERAGAVRRLEVTDPPGPGVLRARPAGTTSALVAGATLTRTDAGDLRGLVATPCLAPATTSWLVGGATELGQSSALVLTNSGQTPATVDATLWTSLGLADAPRLRGVTVAPGERTTILLEGVASADPALALRVEAAGGEVTASIQDLRLDGLVAAGIDTVTPGAAPALRTVVPGVVLDGAAPGAVATSAVRLVNPGDETATASVLLLGEDGAVQVPGADAVVLDPGAVLDLSLDGIEGGVYAVEIDSDVPVTGAVVLARTGTAGDLDPDTAPVDRAWTAASELLTSAVLPLPGLGSLAGPATVTLTNPGEDDVDVELTPVGGDAGDVVEVTVPARSTTATDIAEGVAVVMSADAGVAAAVVLTAESADGELITVLPASPDPHTARSVRVDVR
- a CDS encoding DUF3499 domain-containing protein, which produces MRAVRQCTRSACDRSAVATLTYVYADSTAVLGPLSTSAEPHAYDLCDAHAGRLTVPRGWQVVRLASDFVPAAPSEDDLVALADAVREASRSGPHHTRPAQRPGSAVPAPVTHHLPQPADHEIGRRGHLRVLQGDGE
- a CDS encoding type IV toxin-antitoxin system AbiEi family antitoxin domain-containing protein — protein: MNADVDAIDRLARRQDAVLSRRQLIDLGATPDWMSRRVTSGRWLRLHPGVYLVHTGAAPWRSRARAALLYAGNGAALSHTSAAFHHQLLPEPGRTVHVSVPSTRRVRHQPGLRIHHRDDPPPSWGRLRATSPISTVLDLVAETTSRPDDVVALVCAAAQRNVDLAALRRAARARGRLRHRALIEELVPLVDTGIESPLEFRYHALAGRHGLPQAVLQVREILDGLWLRADCRYVGLGLRVELDGRLAHPHGRTDTDVWRDNAVVVATREITLRYRWRHVALAPCAVARQVALALVSLGWAGRPRPCSPTCAIDGQQSLVPKSPSGRA